One genomic window of [Clostridium] scindens ATCC 35704 includes the following:
- the guaA gene encoding glutamine-hydrolyzing GMP synthase produces the protein MKQDMIVILDLGSTENTVVAREIRDMGVYSEIHPHDITPEELNGLDNVKGIILNGGENRVVDGVAVDVSPALYDLGYPVIAIDHPTAKCAQKLDALPDEATLKKFVFDECKAEPNWNMKNFIADQVELVKRQVGDRKVLLALSGGVDSSVVAALLLKAIGQQLVCVHVNHGLMRKNESESVVEVFQNQLHANLIYVDATERFLGKLEGVKDPEEKRKIIGGEFIRVFEEEARKLDGIDFLGQGTIYPDIIESGTKTAKMVKSHHNVGGLPEDLQFELVEPLKQLFKDEVRACGIELGLPPHMVYRQPFPGPGLGVRCLGAITRDRLEAVRESDAILREEFEKAGLDKKVWQYFTVVPDFKSVGMKNHARCFEYMVIIRAINTIDAMTASIEKVDWDVLEKITNRILAEVENVNRVCYDMSPKPPATIEFE, from the coding sequence GCTGGATAATGTGAAGGGAATCATCTTAAACGGAGGAGAGAACCGTGTCGTAGACGGAGTAGCGGTGGATGTAAGTCCCGCACTCTATGATCTGGGATATCCGGTGATAGCAATTGACCATCCAACAGCCAAATGCGCGCAGAAACTGGATGCGCTTCCGGATGAGGCGACCCTTAAGAAATTCGTATTTGACGAGTGCAAGGCGGAGCCAAACTGGAATATGAAGAACTTCATCGCTGACCAGGTAGAACTGGTGAAGCGGCAGGTAGGCGACCGTAAAGTCCTTCTTGCCCTGTCCGGCGGCGTTGATTCTTCCGTTGTGGCAGCGCTGCTTCTGAAGGCAATCGGCCAGCAGCTGGTATGCGTGCATGTAAATCATGGCCTGATGCGTAAGAACGAGTCAGAAAGCGTAGTGGAGGTATTCCAGAACCAGCTTCACGCGAACCTTATCTATGTGGATGCCACAGAACGTTTCCTAGGCAAATTGGAAGGCGTGAAGGATCCGGAAGAAAAACGTAAGATTATCGGCGGAGAATTCATTCGCGTATTTGAAGAAGAAGCAAGAAAACTGGACGGAATCGACTTCCTCGGCCAGGGAACCATTTACCCGGATATCATCGAGAGCGGAACCAAGACCGCCAAGATGGTAAAATCCCACCACAACGTAGGCGGATTGCCGGAGGATCTGCAGTTTGAACTGGTAGAGCCTTTGAAGCAGCTCTTCAAAGACGAAGTCCGCGCTTGCGGAATCGAACTGGGACTGCCGCCGCACATGGTATATCGCCAGCCATTCCCGGGTCCGGGGCTTGGCGTCAGGTGCCTCGGCGCAATTACAAGAGACAGACTGGAAGCGGTCCGCGAATCGGATGCCATCCTGAGAGAAGAGTTTGAGAAAGCGGGACTGGATAAGAAAGTATGGCAGTACTTTACGGTAGTGCCGGACTTTAAGTCTGTAGGCATGAAGAACCATGCCAGATGCTTCGAATATATGGTAATCATCCGGGCAATCAATACGATCGACGCGATGACAGCCAGCATCGAGAAGGTTGACTGGGACGTGCTAGAGAAGATCACGAACAGGATATTGGCGGAAGTGGAGAATGTCAATAGAGTATGCTATGACATGTCGCCGAAGCCGCCGGCTACGATTGAGTTTGAGTAG
- a CDS encoding helix-turn-helix domain-containing protein: MFNMAKNQKSYTLEFKQQIVDLYNADGKSYPQLEREYGISRSTLSTWVKQLPPVRTTSSG; this comes from the coding sequence ATGTTCAACATGGCGAAAAACCAAAAATCGTATACTCTGGAGTTCAAACAGCAAATTGTTGATTTGTATAACGCCGACGGAAAATCGTATCCACAACTGGAACGTGAATATGGCATCAGCAGAAGTACACTCAGCACCTGGGTAAAGCAACTGCCCCCGGTAAGAACCACATCCTCCGGCTGA
- a CDS encoding helix-turn-helix transcriptional regulator: MPKGANQKFKLYYLMKIMLEKTDDEHSITMPEILTELERYQVSAERKSIYADLQALEKLGVEVIGEQVGRTYYYHVGSRQFELPELKLLVDSIQSSKFITARKSNELIRKLESLCSEYEAKKLQRQVYVSGRIKTMNESIYYNVDSIHNAITENKKIMFQYFQWNLKKEMELRHNGEMYHISPWGLSWNDENYYLVGYDSDDQMIKHYRVDKMLKIRMSDEPREGKKYFEKFDIGTYSRKNFSMFGGKEERVRLLMDNQMAGVVIDRFGKDVSMVPVDDNHFSISVDVVVSQQFFGWVFALGKGVKIIGPESVVQQVNQEIKRLVEQYNME, encoded by the coding sequence ATGCCCAAAGGAGCAAATCAAAAGTTCAAACTATACTACCTCATGAAAATCATGCTGGAAAAGACCGACGACGAGCACAGCATCACAATGCCGGAGATATTAACAGAGTTGGAGAGATACCAAGTCTCAGCAGAGCGGAAAAGCATCTACGCCGACTTGCAGGCTCTGGAAAAGTTAGGTGTAGAAGTCATCGGAGAGCAGGTCGGGAGGACGTATTATTACCATGTGGGAAGCAGGCAGTTTGAACTGCCTGAACTAAAACTATTGGTAGATTCGATTCAGTCATCCAAATTCATAACTGCCAGAAAATCGAATGAATTGATCCGCAAGCTGGAAAGTTTATGCAGCGAGTATGAAGCCAAAAAACTGCAGCGTCAAGTATATGTGTCCGGAAGAATCAAGACGATGAATGAAAGCATCTACTATAACGTGGATTCCATACATAATGCGATTACGGAAAATAAGAAGATTATGTTTCAGTATTTCCAGTGGAATCTGAAGAAAGAGATGGAGTTACGGCATAATGGGGAGATGTACCATATCAGCCCATGGGGATTGTCCTGGAACGATGAGAATTATTATCTGGTAGGATATGATTCAGATGATCAGATGATCAAGCATTATCGGGTAGATAAGATGCTTAAGATCCGTATGTCTGATGAGCCAAGGGAGGGGAAAAAGTATTTTGAGAAATTTGACATTGGCACCTATTCCAGGAAGAACTTTTCCATGTTTGGAGGGAAGGAAGAGCGTGTCAGATTGCTGATGGACAATCAGATGGCAGGGGTGGTCATAGACAGGTTCGGAAAAGACGTTTCCATGGTACCGGTGGATGACAATCATTTTTCCATAAGTGTCGATGTAGTCGTAAGCCAGCAGTTTTTCGGATGGGTATTTGCGCTTGGAAAGGGAGTGAAGATCATCGGGCCCGAGAGCGTGGTACAGCAAGTCAATCAGGAAATAAAAAGATTAGTCGAACAATATAATATGGAATAA